ACCTCCTGGATCAATTAGTATACCTTTCCCCTTGCTAACTATTAAATAGCTGTTCACATCTACATCCTCAAGCCCTTCCTGGGTTCCCAAGTAAATTACCATGTGCTCATCATCCTTGTATAGGATATGATCCCTTCCTGGATCAAGGTTTGGATCTAAAAAGTATTCGCCCACTTTTTTCACCAAAGGTATAATTAGAAGAGGAATATTTAAGCAATTTGGCTACATAAAAACCTACATAGACTGTCTAGCCTCTAATATTGCCTTAACTCTCTTTAGTCTGAAGAAGTTCTCCCTTTCCATCTCATCCAAATGTTGCTCTATGAACTTGATCGTGTTCTCCATCCTCGGGATTATTATGTATTCTAAAGCATTAACTCTCCTCTTGGTTTTCTCTATCTCTTTTCCAAGCCTCTTAAGGGATTCTTCAACTTCTGCAAGTCTTATTGCTAACTCCAAAACCTCCTCAAACTTTTCAGCGGCCATGTCTACCGTTGAAGTTGTTGAAACGAAGGCATAACCTCTTTCGCTGGCTTTCCTTTTAAGTTCAGGTACCTCGATCAACGGGACCCTAACACCCATTATGTTTCTTGTTTTGATTTCAATTTCTTTGTTAGGCTTGACCCCAATGGCTATTTCCTTTAATCTTAATGCTCCAACGTCCACCTGGGCCCTTCTTAGAGAGTTGAAAGCCTCCTCCATCTTTCGAATTAGCTCTCTCCTTAAAGAAAGGGCTTCATCATATATTGTAAAGAACTCCATGATTAGGGCATCCTGCTTCTCCTTGAGAAGCTTATGGCCCCTCTCAGCTAACTTAACTCTTCTCTTCAACTTTAGGAGTTCCATTCTTGTGGGTTTTATCTTAAGAATTTCTGGCATTTCCTGTCACCTAGTAAAATGGAATTAAGAGGAGCGCTTCCTGTACTTTGGATGATACTTCATTATCATCTCTTTCTTCACTCTCTTTAGCTCACTTTCGGGTAGTATTGAAAGTAATTCCCAGCCAAGGTCAAGGGTTTCTTCTATGCTCCTATCCTCGTAGTATCCCTGGGCAACGAACTCCCTCTCGAATCTATCAGCGAATTCTAAGTACTTCTTGTCGGTTTCACTTAGGGCTTCCTCACCAACGACAGCAACGAGATCCCTCAGACTCCTTCCTTCAGCGTAGGCAGCATACAATTGCTGGGCTAACTGTGGATGATCTTCTCTAGTCTTTCCTTTCCCAATACCATCCTTCATGAGCCTTGAAAGGCTCGGAAGAACATCTATAGGCGGATAGATTCCCTTTCTGTGCAATTCCCTGCTTAGAACTATTTGACCCTCCGTAATGTAACCTGTTAAATCTGGGATTGGATGAGTTATGTCATCGTCAGGCATCGTTAGTATTGGCATCTGTGTTATTGAACCCTTTCTTCCCCTAATTCTTCCAGCTCTCTCGTAGATCGTCGCTAGATCTGTGTACATGTAGCCAGGATAGCCTCTTCTCCCAGGAACTTCTTCTCTAGCTGCTGATATCTCTCTCAAAGCTTCACAGTAATTCGTCATGTCTGTGAGGATAACTAATACGTGCATATCATAGTCGAAGGCTAAGTACTCGGCAACCGTAAGGGCCATTCTAGGCGTTATTATTCTCTCAATAGCTGGATCATCGGCTAAATTCAGGAATAGGACTGCTCTCTCTATTGCTCCAGTCTCTTCAAAGCTCTTCTTAAAGAAATTGGCTTCTTCATAAGTTATACCCATAGCAGCGAAAACTACTGCGAAACTCTCCTCTTCCCCGAGAACCTTAGCTTGCCTAGCTATTTGAGCGGCAAGTTGATTGTGGGGTAAACCTGAACCGCTAAATATAGGTAGCTTTTGGCCCCTAACAAGTGTGTTCATACCATCTATTGCTGAAATTCCAGTTTGAATGAAATCCCTGGGATAAGCTCTAGCCACTGGGTTAAGGGGAGCACCATGAACGTCTCTCCTATCCTCTGGAATAATCTCTGGACCTCCATCTATTGGCTTCCCTATTCCATTGAATATCCTTCCCAACATATCCATGCTTACTGGAACTTTGAGGGTTTCCCCGGTGAAGCGTACGCTAGTTGTTTTTATATCTAAATCTCTAGTTCCCTCGAAAACCTGAACTATTGCCATATTTTCCCTTGCATCTAAAACCTGCCCCTTTCTCTTCTCTCCGCTCTCAGTTTCGATCTCAACCACTTCACCATAAGCTACTCCTTTAACCCCCTCAACTATCATTAGAGGACCGTAAATCTTGCTTATCGTTGAGTATTCCTTGCTCATTTTCATCACGCCCCATACTTCTTGAAGAGCTCCTCAAACTGTTCGTTAGTTTTGTCAATTAAGGATCTAATTTTAGATACGTCACGCTCAAACTTCATCCTACCTATTTCCTCCCTAACGGGTAACTTAGCTATCTCCTCTAAGGGAACTCCCCTGTTTATGGCTTCCATGGTCTTGTCATAGAAGTTCAGGAGAACCCTCATCATCGTAACCTGCTTCTCGGGTGGACAGTAGGTATCTACTTCATCGAAGGCATCCTGCTGTAGATAATCCTCCCTAAGCATTCTGGCAACTAAGAGGATTGCTCTCTCCCTCTCAGGTAATGCATCGGGACCAACAATTCTAACTATCTCCTGTAACTCGGATTCCTTCTGAAGCAAAGCCATGGCTTTATCCCTCATCGCCTTCCATTCGGGATCAATGTTCTTATGCCACCAGTCCTTTACTGCATCAACATACAAGGAATAGCTCGTCAACCAGTTGATTGCTGGGAAGTGTCTTCTCCTAGCTAAGTCGGCATCTAAAGCCCAGAAGACCTTGACAACTCTAAGCGTGTTCTGAACTACAGGTTCACTGAAGTCTCCTCCAGGAGGTGACACCGCTCCTATTACAGAAACGCTTCCAACCCTGTAGTCACTTCCAAGGGTAACAACTCTACCTGCTCTCTCGTAGAATTCGGCAAGCTTTGAGGCTAAGTAAGCTGGATATCCCTCTTCACCAGGCATTTCCTCAAGTCTACCTGAGATCTCTCTCAGGGCTTCGGCCCATCTTGAGGTTGAATCAGCCATTAGGGCTACATCATATCCCATATCCCTGAAGTACTCGGCTATCGTGATTCCGGTGTAAATAGAGGCTTCTCTAGCGGCCACAGGCATGTTAGAGGTGTTAGCTATTAAAACGGTTCTTTCCATTAATGGCTTACCAGTCTTAGGATCCTTAAGCTTGGGGAACTCTTCAAGAACATCCGTCATCTCGTTTCCTCTCTCTCCACAACCAATATAGATAACCACTTGGGCATCACTCCACTTGGCTAGCTGATGCTGAGTCACCGTGTTGTGAAGCAATGTTGGCATGTTGCCACCAACGAAATTGTGGGTTTCAGTCGTTACATCATATACCTCTTGAGGTTCAGGAATGTACCTGACGTCAATGACCTCGTCAAAGATGATGTGCTGTAGGTGATTCTCCGCCACCTCTTCAAGTCCTATAGACTTGGCAAACTTTCTGAAGTCCTCATAAGGTAATACCTTAGGCATACCGTTGACTTCAACTGGAATCGTATCTAAATTGCCCCTTCTACTTACCCTAACCTTGTAGTACTCCCCACTCTTACTGATCGTTACGTATATTCCAAGTTTCGCGAACAGATAGCTTAGTTCATAGGCCCCCTCTTCGGATGCCAGTGTTATTTCAACTTCCTCTTTTCCTTTAATATAGGCATTTACAAATGCCCTAACTACATTGCTGGGAGAAAGTAGAAGCTCCCTGGGTACTTTCCAGTTTTCAACCTTTTTATCCTCTGGAACTCCCAACCTTCTAAGAACGTCAACCAGAGGTTTACTTTGGATCACTAACGCCTTACCATCTACTTTCTGGACTATTCTTCCACCAACTCCGAAGAGCTTTAGGGAGAGAGAATTTACCCTCTCAAGCAGAGATTCATCGTCACAGTAAATCTCAATGATCCCAGACTTCAAGGTTCCATTGGCCATTAAATATCCTAGGAATTCCGCAAGTTCTTCATTTAGGATCTCCGGAACTTTGATCTCTCCAACATTAGAACTATCCAATTTGATGTACTCGCCACCATCTATTTTCTTTACGACTGCTATTCTATCTCCTGGCTTTACATGCATGGCCATTACTTCTTTAAGGATAAGGCCATCCTTGGTTACCCTACCCGTGAATAGCCTATGAATTGGAGTGACCTTTATCTTTCTCCCTGTTCTCGTTCTGATCTCAACCATTCCAGAGGATACTCCCTTGTAGACGTGAGTAGCCTTAATCTCCACTATCTTACCATCCTTATAGCCATAAACAGTTATCGGTTTCTCAAGTTCTGTCCATTCCTCATTTCCTTCAACGATTTTTCTTCCCTTTCCATCGAGCTTTTCATAGAGCTCCTTAATTTTGATTAAGCCGAATTCCTTGGTGAGCACAAGAGTATCTCCATCTACGCACTTACCGCTGCCGAAAGGCCCAGGAATTGCAGCTGTTCCACCTTTAGCTTGCGGGAAGAAGGTATCTATTACCCTCTGTCCAGTTATTAGAGGAACTTCAGGTGGAAGCTTCTCCTTGTAAGGCCTCTTCACTCTAACGGGCCACCTCTGATACATCTTAAGCTCTTTTATCTCACCGCTAGGAGTCTTTACCTTTGCTATAACCTCTTCTATTGTGTAGTCTCCTTCCTCCGCAATCTCAACGATCTCTCCTTCGATTCCTGGGGGAACCATTATTTTATGGACGATTATACTTGTCTCTGGAACTTCTCCTATTATGTCTCCCCCAACCACCTTATCTCCAACTTTAGCTTTTGGAATGAAGTGCCACTTCTTATCCCTTGGGAGGGCCGGAGCT
This Pyrococcus horikoshii OT3 DNA region includes the following protein-coding sequences:
- a CDS encoding ATP synthase subunit B; its protein translation is MSKEYSTISKIYGPLMIVEGVKGVAYGEVVEIETESGEKRKGQVLDARENMAIVQVFEGTRDLDIKTTSVRFTGETLKVPVSMDMLGRIFNGIGKPIDGGPEIIPEDRRDVHGAPLNPVARAYPRDFIQTGISAIDGMNTLVRGQKLPIFSGSGLPHNQLAAQIARQAKVLGEEESFAVVFAAMGITYEEANFFKKSFEETGAIERAVLFLNLADDPAIERIITPRMALTVAEYLAFDYDMHVLVILTDMTNYCEALREISAAREEVPGRRGYPGYMYTDLATIYERAGRIRGRKGSITQMPILTMPDDDITHPIPDLTGYITEGQIVLSRELHRKGIYPPIDVLPSLSRLMKDGIGKGKTREDHPQLAQQLYAAYAEGRSLRDLVAVVGEEALSETDKKYLEFADRFEREFVAQGYYEDRSIEETLDLGWELLSILPESELKRVKKEMIMKYHPKYRKRSS
- a CDS encoding V-type ATP synthase subunit D, encoding MPEILKIKPTRMELLKLKRRVKLAERGHKLLKEKQDALIMEFFTIYDEALSLRRELIRKMEEAFNSLRRAQVDVGALRLKEIAIGVKPNKEIEIKTRNIMGVRVPLIEVPELKRKASERGYAFVSTTSTVDMAAEKFEEVLELAIRLAEVEESLKRLGKEIEKTKRRVNALEYIIIPRMENTIKFIEQHLDEMERENFFRLKRVKAILEARQSM
- a CDS encoding V-type ATP synthase subunit A codes for the protein MVAKGRIIRVTGPLVVADGMKGAKMYEVVRVGELGLIGEIIRLEGDKAVIQVYEETAGVRPGEPVVGTGASLSVELGPGLLTSIYDGIQRPLEVIREKTGDFIARGVTAPALPRDKKWHFIPKAKVGDKVVGGDIIGEVPETSIIVHKIMVPPGIEGEIVEIAEEGDYTIEEVIAKVKTPSGEIKELKMYQRWPVRVKRPYKEKLPPEVPLITGQRVIDTFFPQAKGGTAAIPGPFGSGKCVDGDTLVLTKEFGLIKIKELYEKLDGKGRKIVEGNEEWTELEKPITVYGYKDGKIVEIKATHVYKGVSSGMVEIRTRTGRKIKVTPIHRLFTGRVTKDGLILKEVMAMHVKPGDRIAVVKKIDGGEYIKLDSSNVGEIKVPEILNEELAEFLGYLMANGTLKSGIIEIYCDDESLLERVNSLSLKLFGVGGRIVQKVDGKALVIQSKPLVDVLRRLGVPEDKKVENWKVPRELLLSPSNVVRAFVNAYIKGKEEVEITLASEEGAYELSYLFAKLGIYVTISKSGEYYKVRVSRRGNLDTIPVEVNGMPKVLPYEDFRKFAKSIGLEEVAENHLQHIIFDEVIDVRYIPEPQEVYDVTTETHNFVGGNMPTLLHNTVTQHQLAKWSDAQVVIYIGCGERGNEMTDVLEEFPKLKDPKTGKPLMERTVLIANTSNMPVAAREASIYTGITIAEYFRDMGYDVALMADSTSRWAEALREISGRLEEMPGEEGYPAYLASKLAEFYERAGRVVTLGSDYRVGSVSVIGAVSPPGGDFSEPVVQNTLRVVKVFWALDADLARRRHFPAINWLTSYSLYVDAVKDWWHKNIDPEWKAMRDKAMALLQKESELQEIVRIVGPDALPERERAILLVARMLREDYLQQDAFDEVDTYCPPEKQVTMMRVLLNFYDKTMEAINRGVPLEEIAKLPVREEIGRMKFERDVSKIRSLIDKTNEQFEELFKKYGA